From Vitis vinifera cultivar Pinot Noir 40024 chromosome 3, ASM3070453v1, the proteins below share one genomic window:
- the LOC100244016 gene encoding GTP cyclohydrolase 1, with protein sequence MGALDEGHFSVELEDGVNVEVGFEPETLPIEEAVKVLLQGLGEDINREGIRKTPARVAKALCEGTRGYRQKAKDIVQGALFPEAGLDEGVGHAGGVGGLVIVRDLDLFSYCESCLLPFQVKCHVGYVPSGQQVVGLSKLSRVADVFAKRLQDPQRLADEVCSALNHGIKPTGVAVVLQCLHIHFPNLELGFLDSTHQEWVKVSVCSGKGLFENSKATIWSDFLSLLKFRGMNVEKTRTKDSTSPCWCPSQSSSALIPCKIELVHQMDAAVTSILKSLGEDPSRKELVRTPNRYVRWLMNFEKANLELKLNGFVCGKMDPFHPSCNEAEMQSELNLAFWSLCEHHLLPFHGVVHIGYFCTKGTNPIARSILESIVHFYGFKLQVQERLTRQVSETVSSLLGGDVIVVVEASHSCMVSRGIEKLGSNTATMALLGRFSTDAAAKNMFLQSIQNTSTS encoded by the exons ATGGGGGCTTTGGATGAGGGGCACTTTAGTGTGGAACTGGAGGATGGCGTGAATGTGGAGGTGGGATTTGAGCCAGAGACTCTACCCATTGAGGAGGCTGTTAAAGTGCTTCTGCAGGGTTTGGGTGAGGATATCAATAGGGAAGGCATCCGTAAGACCCCTGCCCGTGTTGCCAAGGCCCTTTGTGAAGGAACTAGAG gTTACAGGCAAAAGGCAAAAGACATTGTTCAAGGTGCCTTATTCCCTGAAGCTGGTTTGGATGAGGGAGTTGGTCATGCAGGAGGAGTGGGCGGGCTCGTGATTGTTCGAGATCTTGATCTCTTCTCATACTGTGAATCTTGTTTGCTTCCATTCCAGGTAAAGTGTCATGTGGGTTATGTCCCATCAGGGCAACAGGTTGTGGGCTTAAGTAAGCTTTCTCGGGTAGCTGATGTTTTTGCAAAACGACTCCAAGATCCACAGCGTCTCGCAGATGAAGTGTGTTCTGCTTTGAACCATGGGATCAAGCCTACAGGTGTTGCTGTTGTACTCCAGTGTTTACATATTCATTTCCCGAATTTAGAGTTGGGCTTCCTTGATTCAACCCATCAAGAGTGGGTCAAAGTATCGGTTTGTTCCGGTAAAGGCCTTTTTGAAAATTCGAAGGCCACCATTTGGAGCGATTTTTTAAGTCTCCTGAAATTCCGAGGCATGAATGTGGAGAAAACCCGTACCAAAGATTCCACAAGTCCATGTTGGTGCCCATCCCAGTCCTCCTCTGCTTTAATTCCATGCAAGATAGAACTTGTCCACCAAATGGATGCTGCAGTAACTTCAATTCTCAAGTCTTTGGGTGAAGACCCATCGAGGAAAGAGCTGGTACGAACCCCTAATCGTTATGTGAGGTGGCTGATGAACTTTGAAAAAGCTAACTTGGAGCTGAAGCTAAATGGGTTTGTTTGTGGTAAGATGGATCCTTTTCATCCCAGTTGCAACGAGGCAGAGATGCAGTCTGAGCTGAACTTGGCATTCTGGTCTCTGTGCGAGCATCATTTACTTCCCTTCCATGGTGTTGTGCATATAGGCTACTTCTGCACCAAAGGAACCAATCCCATTGCAAGATCCATTTTAGAGTCAATAGTACATTTCTATGGCTTCAAGCTCCAAGTACAGGAAAGGCTTACCAGGCAGGTTTCTGAGACTGTTTCATCTCTGCTAGGTGGAGATGTGATAGTGGTGGTGGAAGCTAGTCACTCGTGCATGGTCTCCAGAGGAATCGAGAAGTTAGGAAGTAATACTGCTACAATGGCTCTGCTTGGCCGGTTTTCAACCGATGCTGCtgcaaaaaacatgtttttgcaGAGCATTCAAAACACTTCAACTTCTTGA